The Novosphingobium sp. Gsoil 351 genome contains the following window.
GGGCTGGTCGCCTTCGCACCGGTGATCAAGCCGCTTCCATTCCTCGGCATGGCGCTAGCGGTGGGCCTGGCGGTGGCGAGCGTGTTGCCGTTGATCGGCCGCGACCTGCGGCGCACGCCGTTGCCGACTTATGGCATGGTCGTTTCGCACCTTGGCATCGCGGTCGCGCTGTTCGGGGTCGGCAGCGACAGCGCGTTCTCGATCGAGAAGCTGGTCGCTTCGCGTGTCGGCGAAACCCATTCCGTGGGTCCGTGGAAGGTCACCCTGCGCGACATCGAGCCGGTGGCCGGACCCAACTGGACCGCGCTCGAGGCCGCGCTCGCCGCCAGCTACGACGGCGGCAGCCCCAGCATTCTGCGCACCCAGTCGCGCAACTTCACCTCGCCGCCGCAGCAGACCAACGAAAGCGCGCTGCACACCCGCTGGAACGGCCAGCTCTACGCGGTGCTGGGCGAAGAGGCCGATGATGGCCGCTGGCAGTTGCGGTTGTGGTGGAAGCCGTTCGTGCCGATGATCTGGTACGGCGGGATCCTGGTCGGCCTGGGCGGGCTGCTTGCGCTGATCGGGCGGTTATCGCGCGACATTAAGCGGACCCGGGCCGAAGCCAAGATCGCCTATCGCCGCGAAAGGCAGGGGCGATGAGCGACCCGGCCACCGCCGCGCCCGAAACGAACCGCCCCGGCTGGGTGCTGTGGCTCCCGCTGGCGCTGTTCGTCGGCTTCTTCGTGCTGGTCATGGTCGGGCTGTTTCGCCCCGCCGACCGTGAGGTGGCGAGCGCGTTCATCGGCAAGCCGCTGCCCGCGTTTGATTTGCGCCCCGCGGTGCCCGAACGGCCCGGGCTGAAGACGGCGGAGATGGCCACGGGCAAGCCCAAGTTGCTCAACGTCTTCGCCAGTTGGTGTATCCCCTGCGCCGCCGAAGCGCCGCAACTCGCCGCCCTGGCGCAGCAGGGGGTGGAGATCGACGGGGTCGCGATCCGCGACCGCCAGGAGGACGTCCAACGCTTCCTCGGCCAATACGGCAACCCCTTCGCCCGGATCGGCGCCGACGACCTCAGCGCGGTGCAGCTCGCGATCGGCAGTTCGGGGGTGCCCGAAACTTTCGTGATCGACGGCAAAGGCGTGATCCGCCACCAGCACATCGGCGACATTCGGGCGGAGGACATCCCGACGATCCTGGCCAAGCTGCAGGAGGCGGGGGGATGATCAGACTTCTCGCTCTACTGCTGCTGGTCTTCTCGCTTCCCGCCACGGCCCAGGACCTCCTTCCCCCTGCGCCGTATGCTTACAAGCAGCTCGACGACCCCGCGCAGGAGGCCAAGGCGCAGGCGCTGATGGAGACGTTGCGCTGCCTCAAGTGCCAGTCGCAATCGATTGCGGATTCGGACGCGCCGATGGCCGGAGACATGCGCAACCAGGTCCGTGAGCGGATTGCAAAGGGCGAAGAGCCCGAGGCCATCCGCCAGTGGCTGATCGAGCGCTATGGCGACTACGTCACCTACACCCCGCAAGTCCGCCCGCTGACCGCGCCGTTGTTCGCCGCGCCGGTGGTGTTCCTCCTCGTCGCCGGGCTGCTTTTGCGGCGGCGCTTTCGCAAGACCAAGGCGGTCAAGCCATGACCTGGGTGTTGATCGTGCTGTTGGCGATCGGAGTGTTCGCCGCGTTGGTGTGGCTGCTCAAGCTGCCGCGCACGGGATGGGAATGGGCCGGCGCGGCCTTGCTGCTCGGGCTGGCGGGTTATGCGCTGCAAGGCTCGCCGGGCCAGCCGGGCGCGCCCAAGCCGCCGGTCGAGACCCCCGGCACCGCCGACGCCGCGCTGATCGCGCAGCGCCAGGCGATGGGCAGCGCGTTCGGGTCGGGGCAGAGCTGGCTGGTCGTCGCCGACGGACTCAGTCGCCAAGGCCAGTACGGCGCCGCCGCGCAAGTGCTGCGCACCGCGGTCCACCAGAATCCGAAGGATGCGGACTTGTGGGTCGCGTTGGGCAACGCGCTGGTCGGGCACGGCGATGGCTTCATCAGTCCCGCCGCGCAATTCGCGTTCCAGCGTGCTGCGACGATCTCGCCGACACACCCCGGGCCGCCGTTCTTCATGGGGTTGGCGCTGGCGCAATCGGGGCGCCTAGCCGAAGCGCGGGTGATCTGGGCGCGTCTGCTCGAACAGGCTCCCAAGGAAGCCGGCTACCGCGCCGATCTTGAATCGCGGCTGGCCCGGCTCGACGCGATGATCGGCGAGCAGGGGGCGGCGACTCCGAATACTCCGGCCCCGTCAGCCGCAGCAAGTGGCGCGCCGCCGCAACCCTGATGGACGTTGGCGGAACCGTGTGTTTGCCGTCTCGTTTCATCGAGGCGCGGTGGATCATGGCGTTGTTGCGGCCCCATCGGGCTGCTGCTAAGCGCCGCCGTCCGT
Protein-coding sequences here:
- a CDS encoding DsbE family thiol:disulfide interchange protein — protein: MSDPATAAPETNRPGWVLWLPLALFVGFFVLVMVGLFRPADREVASAFIGKPLPAFDLRPAVPERPGLKTAEMATGKPKLLNVFASWCIPCAAEAPQLAALAQQGVEIDGVAIRDRQEDVQRFLGQYGNPFARIGADDLSAVQLAIGSSGVPETFVIDGKGVIRHQHIGDIRAEDIPTILAKLQEAGG
- a CDS encoding cytochrome c-type biogenesis protein translates to MIRLLALLLLVFSLPATAQDLLPPAPYAYKQLDDPAQEAKAQALMETLRCLKCQSQSIADSDAPMAGDMRNQVRERIAKGEEPEAIRQWLIERYGDYVTYTPQVRPLTAPLFAAPVVFLLVAGLLLRRRFRKTKAVKP
- a CDS encoding tetratricopeptide repeat protein, with product MTWVLIVLLAIGVFAALVWLLKLPRTGWEWAGAALLLGLAGYALQGSPGQPGAPKPPVETPGTADAALIAQRQAMGSAFGSGQSWLVVADGLSRQGQYGAAAQVLRTAVHQNPKDADLWVALGNALVGHGDGFISPAAQFAFQRAATISPTHPGPPFFMGLALAQSGRLAEARVIWARLLEQAPKEAGYRADLESRLARLDAMIGEQGAATPNTPAPSAAASGAPPQP